One Salvia miltiorrhiza cultivar Shanhuang (shh) chromosome 6, IMPLAD_Smil_shh, whole genome shotgun sequence genomic window, cgccagaggaacggtgaattctctgctatcgccagaggaacggcgatttctctggcttctctgactattgagcgctggactttacttctctgatgctggcgcttctcggcagaggaataggtgattcctctgctccggcttctcgattcctctgacttctctgctcctctggcgattggttccgctgctctggctggtgatttcgctgctctggagattggtttctctgacgcgggtcttcggctgacttctctggtctggctacagagttatgctaaaaacactctctttagccccgaaatctccaaaattatattcttccatctaaaaacctaattctcctgcgaagcatcaaacaagccataaaacgcaccaatttccagaagattctcttaaaataaagcttatataaaccccaaaatttagcacaattaagcataaatcatgcCCATTGAATCTCCAACTGATTCGAGTCCCATTCCTTCTCCCTCTCCCACTCAAATTCCATCTCCTACTCCGTCTCTCACCCTAACAAACTTTCCCCACCGTCCTCGCTCCACATCCAAAAAGACTGTCTCAAAATCTACCTCTCAGCCTACCTCCAAAAACCCATCTAAAGCCCAGTCTAAACTCAAATCAAAGGGCAAAGCAGTCCAACACTCTCTTGTGCCAACTCGGTATGGGACTTCAGAACAATTGAAGGCTGTTGCAGCCATGCGAGCCGAAGCCAAGAATAATGTTACTCAGCATTTGAATCACCTTCTTGGTGAATTTAATACTTCTCTAGAAGTCTATAAAAATTTCATAGACTTCTCACTTATACCTTCCTAAAAACTGCTCCCTGCTTAAACATCAATGAGCTTCAACTTGTTGAAACCGATGACTCTTTTATGCTTGAAGAAGCTACTCTGTTCAACATCTTCAACTTTTCCATGGTGTGTGATGTTATTTATAGGTTTGACAAGTTTGCTCTGGACTATCTTGAGTCCCAAAGCTACACCAAAAGCACCCTGATCCTTGATGCTGATGCTGGCACCTCCACATCTAAAGTTGTTGAAGAGACCACTGAAGCTCATATTCATGGCTCTGTTGCTCCAGTGTCTCCTAATCATCAAAGTCCATTTCCTGAAGCCACATTTCAAGAAACTCTTGCTCCTGAGTCTGTTCCTCAGACAAGCCCTGTTTCTCTATCCACCCCAAAAGATCAGACCGCCGACCCAGCAGTTGATGATCGATCAACTGAGGCTGGAGATATCTCTACTCCAGAAGGACGCATAGAGGACATCACTGAAGATCCTCAACCATCGTCTCCACCCCTGTTTTCCTCTGATGATCCCACTCAAGTCGAGGGTTTCACTCCAATTTCAGGACGTACTATTGCTTCATCTCCTTCTACAGTCAATAAGCAAGTCATTCCGTCAGCTCCAACCGATACATCTAATCTTCCCTCTACATCAGAAGGAGCTTCCACATCTCAACAGCTACACAGGATACCTCATGTTCCTCCTAAGCTTTCTGTTGAATTTATAGAGATTCCTTGCAAACCACGGATTGTCAGATACGATTCTGACCTCGAGACTAATGGATATGTCACGGAATGGAAGCATCGCATCCCACCCCGGATGACATTCCAACTTGCTGAAGACGCAGAAGATCCGATTCAAGCTCTTCTGGACGTCATCTTTGATCAGCAGAATGAGATTGCCACCCTCAAGCATGAACGCGAACCGCGCGACATCTATGGCGCCAAATTTCTCAAATACTTGCGTGATGTCGAAAAACAGGCAACCGAGGACATGATTGATCATGATATTCGGATTAAGCAGCTTGATTCGGCCTTGACTAAGCTCCGTCAAATTCATTTTGACTATGAACAAGAAATGATTCCTACCAAGGCCATTGCTGCACTCACTCAGGACAGACATAAGGCCCTTCACACCTATGTCCTGGAACACGAAGTTCAGACCAAAGAGAAGCTTCTGACGCTTCAACAGGAACTTCGTGGTCTTCGAATCGAATTCATGAAAGACTTCATGACATCTACCGATGCTCAGTTGATGGTAGCATAAACTCTTCGTCCTGTTAATGCAAGAATTGCACAGCTAGAAGGTGAGCTTCGAAGTCTTCACAATTCATCTGATTCGGCGCTCCTACAATCCATGTTTGCCGATATCAAAGAGCTTCAACGTCAAGTCAACTCTATCCCTCGTGATGATGCCAAAAATGGGGAAGAGATTATGGATGATCACCTTTCTGATTCTCTCCCAAAATAATTGGCCCAGTCCTTTGCCGATTCTAGAGCCATCCTTGCTCGTGCCACTTCGAAGACTGCCCCTGCCCCGTCTATTTCAGGAGAATTCAGCCGAAAAAGAACAAGGGAAGAAAGCTCATCTAAAGACCCAGAGCCTAAGGCCAAGAAAGCTCTCCACCTGGGTGAAGATGCTCTACGACCGCCTCCTCGACAACCCTTCCCTCAAATGCTTCGAGAATAACAAAGAATGAAACACTATATCAGCGAAGGACTCCTGGTATCCTACCTAGATAGGTTTGATagacaagatcaatggataCCAACTGACATGAACGAATGGTGGGAGAAGCTGAAAGAATGTTACACCAAGTGGGTTATCTTTGCCAATCTTAACATGAATTCGGATTTCCAGAAAGAAGCCTGGAAGTATTTTCTTGTTAACTGGCATGAAAGAGGAATGGTTGAAAGAATGCAGACTGCTCAAAGAGAAGCGAAACTTTTGATTCCTAATCCCTTGAAGATGACGGTTTACTCTCCGACAATTAGAAATGGCGTCAATAGAGAATCTATTAAGAGAGAAGTCAGAGCCATTTGCAAGATCTGGAACGTGCCCTCAaactccagctcagatgatcTTGACAAGATCAGGAAGACTGTATTCAATTTGTATGGTCAGAAACCATAGCCTCTAGAACTGGTTCCTCTTTACTGTTCTTTTTTCTTCCTGTAATTTAAACTGACGTCTCGACAGTTTTTCTGTTAATGAAAAGATCTtatttttgatctcaacctgaagacaataactttttgtccaggctctaaTTAATGTCTTTCAGTTTTGCCTTCGTTCAGTTtctttgaactgttgtgttcttcctTCAAAGTGCAAGTTTTAGGTCcttttgttaagggggaataatattcaccgtgtttaataacttgtgctttgagttcagtctttttcttgcttagaactgttgtgtggttttggcatcatcaaaaaggaggaaattgttgggaactaaatgaaatatcttaatcctagttttgatgataccaaaatcattaggtttcacttgtaatagactagaactgttcgaactcaagtgttagagttctttttctagtttagttgttgttctgaagactgaagacaccgactgatgtaacgattaaggcaaagtcaaatactgatatttgacttattagtcgaaggatcagtttcgactgattacttaatgcgcgccacgtggattcagcggactgatactaaagtcaagtatcagttaaacattcttcctcggactgaatctcctatgttcaaaggaagccacgcactccagaagtacaaccgcattaaatacagagatctcaggatcgtcctttctctgcagaggccattcctttttggtgattaccttttcagagatgtcccaTCTCCttgctcttcaaagtagtcgttctcatcaaacaaggaacctcgaagattgaagcctcagcccaagctCAAATTATTCTCTAATGggagaaatcttgaagaccatctccgccaacggatctattcaagacgtctcctataaattgtgttcgaggatcacttcaatcttcaccgattcaacaacataagctgaaacgctgccgaattcgttactcaacaaaaccaagcctccccaaagtttgaatcgaagaaaagaatcacaaagccaaaaatcagtcactgctgattacatagattctcttagaacttaggcaaatattgtatatccaaagcctaggaaaaactgactgcaaagaacttgttccttgtggtttagttggcaagttttcaaacctcttttcaacgaaccgaattgagagtttgtgacgaaaaggagttcagactagtgttctgtctccgtgagatcttagtgcccaatGTGCGCTAGGAgagagaaatccaacccagtgtgttggtactgaagatagactattcagttgtttcggtttgttgtgcaccccaagcacacgttcaggtttgttgtgcacccgtaagcacacgcatcAGTTTGCTTGTGCACCCGTAGgtacatgcccagtgaagttgttggtctgatcaaccgaccgtggatgtaggaagtgttttccgaaccacgtaaaaatctctgtgttatttacagctttcagtatttaccttcttacttgtgcttttgctttcctaaactgaaaactgattaattgcaaagagaaacttaactgctgCCAACGTGATTAaaatcacaggctatttcgaaacaaaagttttccgctgcgtgcgttattagtctaactgatctatcttctgatagtcagtaagattcataacatctctctgtttatcaaactcgactgaagcctaacgtgtatcagttaaagtctttgacttaactgatagctctttactgaagagtattcagtatcagtcgtcaaccttcttttgacaaaactctttttAGTAAAAAGGTTGAGTcaatttgtatttaaagtttcattttgaaaaatagcctatagatgtattcccccccccatacacatATTCGAGACCCTTCGGACCTAACATAATCAAGTTGCCCAAATTATTTTATATCAAACCTAATGTATTGTGAACATATTCATGTAGTTCTTAAGCCAAATTAGACCTCACAAGTTTTAGCATTCATGCTTaaatcatcttgcccaaatcaggtTAATATATTTACCTaaacataaatgaaataaacataACAAAAGACATAAAGGAACTCATACTGAAATGAAAAGGAAATTACTTAATATAAAAGAGTATTTACAGTCAAAAGTATGTGAGGGAGCAAAAGAGGAATGTTAtacaaatcaaatcaaactatCTCCTATCTTATTCACATAAACTCTTCTAGATCTTTATAACTTTTTTGGATTACATTCTTCTACCACACATAAACTGAAtctataaataaacaaaaaagaaCAATGACTAATGACCTCAAATCAAATTACATTCTTCTACCACACATAAGTTCAATAATCATTCTATTTCaacatcaacaaatcatgaCAAATGACCTCAAATTGGAAAGCAAATTGAATGGAAAAGGTGTAATTTTGATAAAATTTGAAAACTACAACACCAATTTAAATAACTGAAATCAAAACAAAACTGAAAACATAATTACCCAAAATCGGAGTTGGTGGCGAAGAACGGCAACGGAGGCTGATTTTCGGCATAGACAAATCGGCCAGTGAAGGTAGAGTGGCGGCAAGGGCTTTGCGACATTGACCCCTCCAGTGGTGGCTCTTCACGGCGGCGACAAGGGCTTCGCCTAATCCATTCTCCAATGGTGGCTCTTCATGGCGGCGGAAAGGGTTTCACCTAATCCATTCTCCAGTGGTGGCTCTTCACAGAGGTGGCAATCGAGCGATGAGGGGGGTGAGGCGTCAGGATTTAGAGATCCCGATGGGTGGGACGACGGTGGGCAGTGCAACGGTAGGTGAAACGCCGGTGGGCGGTGCGATGATGGTTACGGGTGTGGTTTCGATGGTGGGTGAGGTTTATCTCACGGCACTAAAGATAAAAACGGGTGGGTGAGGTTTACCTTAGGTTTAATTTTAGAACTAAAATATGTACACGACACACATGTAATTGTGTCGTGTTTTTGCATAGTGTGATACTGATAGACGATGGTGAAGGGAAATACGTCGTCTATTGTATGCGGTCATAGACGACACGGCTCAGCCACGTCATCTATTATATGCATAGAAGACGCAGTGGAGGCGTGTCGTCTATGACCTCACATAATAGACGACGCCTTTCACCAACCCATCGTCTATTGACATTGATTGCACATAATTTTACTCGTCAAACCCATTGCCATTCCAGACGAATATACTGACAACAGGTGGCGTTGGTTCAAGGTAATGCCTTGTTTCAAGTTCTAGTAATTTCCAGCTAGGTCCATCATTGAGATTGTGTTTTAAATTCTGCATAGGCTTGTATAACTCACTGAAATCATGTAATTGAAATTTTgttgtcttttattttttacattggTTGGTGTAGGGTTGTTTGGGTGCTCTTGATGGcacttatattaatttaatggtGAGCAATATTGACAAGCCGAGGTACCAAACCCGGAAAGCTCAGATATCAACAAATACCCTCGCCGTTTGTGATCGTAATAAGAAGTTTGTGTACGTGTTACCTGGTTGGGAAGGCTCAACCACTGATTCAAGGATATTGCGCGATGCCCTTCAACGTGCAAATGGATTGAGGGTGCCCAAAGGTAGTTCACAAGAAATTTTGCAAAATAATGTACTTCATTGATACTGCTTTGGTGTATTACCATATTTGAAGTGTCCAATGCATGCAATTATTACCTATGCAACAATGGGTATGCGAATAGCAAGGGATTTCTTGCTCCGTATAAGAGAATACGATACCACTTGAAGAAATGGAGACCGAATGCAACAAGACCACAAAATGCAATGGAATTGTTCAACTTGCGCCATTCCAAAGCATGCAATGTTATTGAACGTGCGTTTAGAATCATGAAAATGCGCTGGGGCATTTTGAGGAGTAGTACTTTCTATCCTTTTAAGACTCAAATTCGCTTAATAATGTCGTGCTTTATTTTGAATAACTTCATCCGTTTTGAGATGTCTGACGATCCTATAGAGCAGGAATTTGATAATGCAACTGCAAACGACCAAGCAGAGTTGAAGCCTGATGGTGATTTCATAAACAGCATTGAGTCTTCTCCCCAGTGGAATGCGGAGAGAGATGCACTTGCTCAAGCGATGTGGCTGAACTATATGAACAATATTTGAATTCCTAAATTTAAAGTTGTAGAATTTATGTCGAATTTAATGAATTGTTTTGTTTTGGACTTGATATATTACGTATGTTGATTCTCTAGTGTAATACTTAATGATATTTTTGGTCTTTAGGTAATTGTTTAGCTATGGAATTTGGTGAATGTGAAGGAATCAACAGCcttatcatttaaattcttgtTGCTTTGTTTTCGATAATTGTTTTGGTGCTTGTGTATATACTTGCATATTCGGTTGTCGTTGGTGATCATTCTTGATTGATTTTAGATTAATCTTCCTGACTTGATGAGTTACTATCCGGACTTTGCTGAATTTATGTTTGTATTAGTCTGTGTTGGTGATTATCTTCTTACTTGATTTTGGATTAACCATTTAGTACTGATGAGTTACCTTATTCAACTTTTTTGACTTTATGTTGGAGTGGCTGGTGTTGGTGATCCTCCACCCTTGAGTTTGCATTAATCTTTTAGGCTAGATGAGTTACTAACGCTTGTAATTAAAACTCAACTTAAAACTTAAACTTAGAATTAACTAGGTGGAACTCAAATACTCaagcataaataaattattaaccctaggcaaAATTAAACAATAAAGTAAAGTTTGATTATTCTGATTTAACTAAAGCttgtaaataaaaacttaacttaaaacttaattttaaaattaactaggcagaaaagaacAAAGCATAAAAACTTAAGcagaaataaactattaaacctaggcagaattaaaagtATAAAGTAAAGGCGAGTTGAATTTAAACGCTAGGaggctaagaatttaaataactgtaattaaaagcttctaatctaccttgacataaactaaattgcataattgaaagtaaGACATAATTCAAGTAAAggcaaataaataaatgtaatgaataaataccgaaatcgtctcgagaagcaaatctgtcacttgattacaactctaaacgaataactaactaaaactgaattgaaaaCTAACTTAGAACGAAAActatgaaaaatgagaattaaactaaagattGTTTTGATTGCCTAAGGTCGAAGCTATTCTTGTTCCTAAGGCTGAAGGATTATTTCTCATGTTGAACGTTCAGCCCTTTATATAGACTGCCCTTTCATCAAACCCTAATACCATCAAAAATGGCCCAACCAAACTGGGCCTAAGAGATAAACATCAAGGCAGCGTGCACGCATAGGAGAGTGCAAAGGATAACTTGCTCGGCAAGTCttggcagctctggcgagtcgTGGTAGcgctggaaagtcagctctgtagaagtagtcagctctggaaagtttGGTAGCTCTGGCGAGTCATGGCAGaactggaagtcagctctgtagaagtagtcagctctggaacagTCTTGGCGTAGGTAGCTCTGGAGTttgtcagctctggagatgtaTCAACTCTGGACGAATAAATGCCAGCTCTGTAGATTTAGCTCTGCACACATGAATGCCAGCTCTGGCAAAGGAAGTCTGGAAGGTCC contains:
- the LOC130990791 gene encoding uncharacterized protein LOC130990791; protein product: MNEWWEKLKECYTKWVIFANLNMNSDFQKEAWKYFLVNWHERGMVERMQTAQREAKLLIPNPLKMTVYSPTIRNGVNRESIKREVRAICKIWNVPSNSSSDDLDKIRKTGCLGALDGTYINLMVSNIDKPRYQTRKAQISTNTLAVCDRNKKFVYVLPGWEGSTTDSRILRDALQRANGLRVPKVSNACNYYLCNNGYANSKGFLAPYKRIRYHLKKWRPNATRPQNAMELFNLRHSKACNVIERAFRIMKMRWGILRSSTFYPFKTQIRLIMSCFILNNFIRFEMSDDPIEQEFDNATANDQAELKPDGDFINSIESSPQWNAERDALAQAMWLNYMNNI